A genome region from Solirubrobacter pauli includes the following:
- a CDS encoding DUF4082 domain-containing protein: MAVAAAVVLLAAYSTTDALAACANPVACENALQGTPQENWYNARESEAIQGFATQMSVNKGQTIDFKIKSELASYTIDVLRLGYYDGDGARMMRENLPHNATATTQPSCKTFGTGTAQANTGLIDCGNWAVTASWQVPTDAVSGVYIAHLVDAEGRGSRIIFVVRDDARSSAVVVQTSDATWQAYNTYGGNSLYTCSVECPDGTPLSYKAAYKVSYNRPLITEDQSALFTGAEYSLIRFLEQNGYDASYISGVDTEVRGNELLDHRLFISSGHDEYWSATQRTNMEQARDAGVNMAFLTGNEGFWKTRYEPSADGSNTPARTLVSYKDTHFPAQVDPVSWTGTWRDPRYTLAGAGVTPENALTGQSFIVNSGTSEITVPYAFRNLRQWRNTDVANLTQSTQSVTLGDDTLGYEWDEDPDNGFRPAGAFRFSATTVPNVEVFTDFGSTTKFGQTATHNMTMYKTASGARVWGSGTVQWAWGLSEWNGTGANPDRNMQQATVNIFADMDAQATTRIPTLSAATKTTDTSAPTATVSVASTVSDGSVVTITGTATDSGGGTVAGVEVSTDGGATWHPATTGTTSWTYRWVAHGSPTSTIKARATDDSGNIGAATAGTNVTVTCPCSMWGTNVTPAATSVDSGDAAPIEVGVKFRASVLGTVSGIRFYKGAANTGTHVGSLWDANGQILANATFQSESASGWQSVTFSSPVTIQPNTTYIASYHAPNGHYSATRDYFWRINSPGPSGGGTYGAPPLQALKATGTTQVNGVFAYSGGPTFPDQSYAAANYWVDVSFTPTPAPGQVTNVVATSGGRTSANLTWTPPASGGTVSSFKITPYIGANAQAPITVPADGDSHATVTGLTTGTTYTFRVQAVNYNGTGLASPASNAVTPLVPVAPASPSGVVARPATKSALVTWTPAATDGDSAITGQTVTPYDGAVAQTPIAVGPSATSVTVPGLTNGTAYTFRVSATNAVGASPQSAASAPATPQSTLFDFATPTTVDAGDPWSAEYGVKFKPEHDGKVTGVRFYKSAANTGTHIGSLWQLDGTKLSSATFTNETASGWQSVTFATPIDVTAGTTYIASYFTPSGHPSVTSGAFASALENGPLEGIATSESANGLYLYTSSSTAPTQSFNGTSYGVDVLFALPRPGQVTDVSADESGRTSATVQWTAPTGDGPVESYRVTPYVGANAQTPKTVPASATSTTVTGLTTGTTYTFRVQAVNANGAGPASDPSNAVTPSVPVPPSAPTNVVARPATGSAQLSWALATGDGDSPITGQTVTPYVGAVAQTPIEVGPSATSLTVNDLTNGTAYTFRVSATNGVGTGPQSAASASVTPQTTLFDFGTPAIIDADDPWAGEYGIKFKPKHDGWVTGVRFYKAAANTGTHIGSLWNAAGSKITSATFTNETATGWQSVTFPSPIAVTAGTTYVASYFTPTGHPSVTSGARSSVVSNGALESIANATSPNGLYVYSATSTFPTLSYAATDYGVDVMFALPQPGQPTAVTAQAAGRTSVIVDWTPPASGGPVETYKVIPYVGSTPQTAKTVTGPTSDTTITGLTSGTTYTFRVQAVNANGTGPLSAASGSVTPDQPVVPTAPTGVGVRPATQSVRVSWTPSDHDGDSAITGQTVTPYIGATAQTPVQVSAAATAVTIDGLTNGTAYTFRVTATNGVGTSPQSTASASVTPQSTLFDFDVPQTVDAGDAWPAEYGVKFKPKHDGWVTGIRFYKSAANTGTHTGSLWNAAGDRIGNATFTNESATGWQSVTFASPVQVTAGTTYVASYFTPTGHPSITAGAFTLPVDRGPLQTIANSVSANGLFLYSATSALPTQSFNATHYGVDVLFAMTLPGQVTGVTATAGQRSATVSWTAPSGGGVVTQYKVTPYIGANAQTPTTVTAPSTSTTMTGLTAGTAYTFRVQAINPGGVGPVSAASSAVTPTAPTAPAVPSGVTATGDSKAAIVRWTAPADGGSAITGYTITPYIGAAAQTPVNAGASATSARISGLTNHTAYTFRVSATNAIGTGTASAATAAVTPRASLFEGATPGGSLDSGDTDSIVVGVKFTAEVDGFVTGVRFYKSAANTGTHIGSLWTADGQHRASAPFTNETATGWQAVTFPTPVAVTAGTVYVVSYLAPNGHYSAIGSGFATAGVDNAPLHALASTTSPNGVYAYSATSVFPSEMYNSTNYSVDVLFAPGA; the protein is encoded by the coding sequence GTGGCCGTCGCCGCCGCCGTGGTGCTGCTCGCTGCGTACTCCACCACCGACGCCCTCGCGGCCTGCGCCAACCCCGTCGCGTGCGAGAACGCGCTCCAGGGCACGCCGCAGGAGAACTGGTACAACGCCCGCGAGTCGGAGGCGATCCAGGGCTTCGCGACGCAGATGAGCGTCAACAAGGGCCAGACGATCGACTTCAAGATCAAGTCGGAGCTCGCGAGCTACACGATCGACGTCCTGCGGCTGGGCTACTACGACGGTGACGGCGCGCGCATGATGCGCGAGAACCTGCCGCACAACGCCACGGCGACCACGCAGCCGTCGTGCAAGACCTTCGGGACGGGCACCGCGCAGGCCAACACCGGCCTGATCGACTGCGGCAACTGGGCCGTCACCGCTTCCTGGCAGGTGCCCACCGACGCCGTCTCGGGCGTCTACATCGCCCATCTCGTGGACGCCGAGGGCCGCGGCAGCCGGATCATCTTCGTCGTGCGCGACGACGCGCGGTCGTCGGCCGTGGTCGTGCAGACCTCGGACGCCACGTGGCAGGCGTACAACACGTACGGCGGCAACAGCCTCTACACCTGCTCCGTCGAGTGCCCGGACGGCACGCCGCTCTCGTACAAGGCCGCGTACAAGGTCTCCTACAACCGGCCGCTGATCACCGAGGACCAGTCAGCGCTGTTCACCGGCGCCGAGTACTCGCTGATCCGCTTCCTCGAGCAGAACGGCTACGACGCCAGCTACATCAGCGGCGTCGACACCGAGGTCCGCGGCAACGAGCTGCTCGACCACCGCCTGTTCATCTCCAGCGGCCACGACGAGTACTGGTCCGCGACGCAGCGGACCAACATGGAGCAGGCGCGCGACGCCGGCGTGAACATGGCGTTCCTCACCGGCAACGAGGGCTTCTGGAAGACGCGCTACGAGCCGAGCGCCGACGGCAGCAACACCCCCGCGCGCACGCTGGTCTCCTACAAGGACACGCACTTCCCCGCGCAGGTCGACCCGGTCTCGTGGACCGGCACCTGGCGCGACCCGCGGTACACGCTCGCGGGCGCGGGCGTGACGCCCGAGAACGCGCTCACCGGCCAGTCCTTCATCGTCAACTCCGGCACGTCGGAGATCACGGTCCCGTACGCGTTCCGCAACCTGCGGCAGTGGCGCAACACCGACGTGGCCAACCTGACGCAGTCCACCCAGAGCGTCACGCTCGGCGACGACACGCTCGGCTACGAGTGGGACGAGGACCCCGACAACGGCTTCCGGCCCGCGGGCGCGTTCCGCTTCTCGGCCACGACCGTCCCGAACGTCGAGGTCTTCACCGACTTCGGCAGCACGACGAAGTTCGGCCAGACCGCGACGCACAACATGACGATGTACAAGACCGCGAGCGGCGCGCGGGTCTGGGGCTCGGGCACCGTCCAGTGGGCCTGGGGCCTGAGCGAGTGGAACGGCACGGGCGCGAATCCGGACCGCAACATGCAGCAGGCGACCGTGAACATCTTCGCCGACATGGACGCGCAGGCGACGACGCGCATCCCGACGCTGTCGGCCGCGACCAAGACCACGGACACCAGCGCTCCGACCGCGACCGTCTCGGTCGCCAGCACCGTCAGCGACGGCAGCGTGGTCACCATCACGGGTACGGCGACCGACTCCGGCGGCGGCACCGTCGCCGGCGTCGAGGTCTCCACGGACGGCGGCGCGACGTGGCACCCGGCGACGACGGGCACGACGAGCTGGACGTACCGCTGGGTCGCCCACGGCAGCCCGACCTCGACGATCAAGGCGCGCGCCACCGACGACAGCGGCAACATCGGCGCCGCCACCGCGGGCACGAACGTCACCGTCACCTGCCCGTGCTCGATGTGGGGCACCAACGTCACGCCCGCCGCCACGTCGGTGGACTCCGGCGACGCCGCTCCGATCGAGGTCGGCGTCAAGTTCCGCGCGAGCGTGCTCGGCACGGTCTCCGGCATCCGCTTCTACAAGGGCGCCGCGAACACCGGCACGCACGTCGGCAGCCTGTGGGACGCCAACGGCCAGATCCTGGCGAACGCGACCTTCCAGTCCGAGAGCGCCTCGGGCTGGCAGTCCGTGACGTTCTCCTCGCCGGTCACGATCCAGCCGAACACCACCTACATCGCGTCCTACCACGCGCCCAACGGCCACTACTCGGCCACGCGCGACTACTTCTGGCGGATCAACTCGCCGGGCCCGAGCGGCGGCGGCACGTACGGCGCGCCCCCGCTCCAGGCCCTGAAGGCCACCGGCACGACGCAGGTCAACGGCGTCTTCGCCTACAGCGGCGGCCCGACCTTCCCCGATCAGAGCTACGCGGCGGCCAACTACTGGGTGGACGTCAGCTTCACGCCGACGCCGGCGCCCGGCCAGGTGACCAACGTCGTCGCGACCTCCGGCGGCCGCACGTCCGCGAACCTGACGTGGACCCCGCCCGCGAGCGGCGGCACGGTGTCGTCGTTCAAGATCACGCCGTACATCGGCGCGAACGCCCAGGCGCCGATCACGGTGCCCGCCGACGGCGATTCGCACGCCACGGTGACCGGGCTGACGACCGGCACGACCTACACGTTCCGCGTGCAGGCGGTCAACTACAACGGCACCGGCCTGGCCTCGCCCGCGTCGAACGCGGTCACGCCCCTGGTCCCGGTGGCGCCGGCGTCGCCCTCGGGCGTCGTCGCCCGGCCCGCGACCAAGTCGGCGCTCGTCACGTGGACGCCCGCGGCGACCGACGGTGACAGCGCGATCACCGGGCAGACCGTGACCCCGTACGACGGCGCCGTCGCCCAGACCCCGATCGCGGTCGGCCCGAGCGCCACCAGCGTGACCGTCCCCGGCCTCACCAACGGCACCGCCTACACGTTCCGCGTCAGTGCGACCAACGCCGTCGGCGCGAGCCCGCAGTCCGCCGCGTCCGCACCGGCCACGCCGCAGTCGACGCTGTTCGACTTCGCCACGCCGACGACCGTCGACGCGGGCGACCCGTGGTCGGCCGAGTACGGCGTCAAGTTCAAGCCCGAGCACGACGGCAAGGTCACGGGCGTGCGCTTCTACAAGTCGGCGGCCAACACGGGCACGCACATCGGCTCGCTGTGGCAGCTCGACGGCACGAAGCTGTCGTCGGCGACGTTCACGAACGAGACCGCCTCCGGGTGGCAGTCCGTGACGTTCGCGACGCCGATCGACGTGACCGCCGGCACGACCTACATCGCCTCCTACTTCACGCCCAGCGGGCACCCGTCGGTGACCTCCGGGGCCTTCGCCTCGGCGCTCGAGAACGGGCCGCTCGAGGGCATCGCCACCAGCGAGAGCGCGAACGGGCTGTACCTGTACACGAGCTCGAGCACCGCGCCGACGCAGTCGTTCAACGGGACGAGCTACGGCGTGGACGTGCTGTTCGCGCTGCCGCGTCCGGGCCAGGTGACGGACGTCAGCGCCGACGAGTCCGGCCGCACCTCGGCGACGGTGCAGTGGACGGCGCCGACCGGTGACGGTCCCGTCGAGTCCTACCGCGTGACGCCGTACGTGGGCGCGAACGCGCAGACGCCCAAGACGGTCCCGGCGTCGGCGACCTCCACGACCGTGACCGGGCTGACCACCGGCACCACCTACACGTTCCGCGTGCAGGCGGTCAACGCCAACGGCGCCGGCCCGGCGTCCGACCCGTCCAACGCGGTCACCCCGTCGGTGCCCGTCCCGCCATCGGCGCCGACCAACGTCGTCGCCCGTCCGGCGACGGGCTCGGCCCAGCTCAGCTGGGCGCTCGCCACGGGGGACGGCGACAGCCCGATCACCGGCCAGACGGTGACGCCCTACGTGGGCGCGGTGGCGCAGACCCCGATCGAGGTCGGCCCGAGCGCGACCAGCTTGACGGTGAACGACCTCACGAACGGCACGGCCTACACGTTCCGGGTGAGCGCGACCAACGGCGTCGGCACGGGTCCGCAGTCGGCCGCTTCGGCGTCGGTGACCCCGCAGACGACGCTGTTCGACTTCGGCACGCCGGCGATCATCGACGCGGATGACCCGTGGGCGGGCGAGTACGGCATCAAGTTCAAGCCCAAGCACGACGGCTGGGTGACGGGCGTGCGGTTCTACAAGGCGGCCGCGAACACCGGCACGCACATCGGCAGCCTCTGGAACGCCGCCGGGAGCAAGATCACCTCGGCCACGTTCACCAACGAGACGGCCACGGGCTGGCAGTCGGTGACGTTCCCGTCGCCGATCGCGGTCACCGCCGGCACGACCTACGTCGCGTCCTACTTCACGCCGACCGGCCACCCGTCGGTCACGAGCGGCGCCCGCAGCTCCGTCGTCTCGAACGGGGCGCTGGAGTCGATCGCGAACGCCACCAGCCCGAACGGCCTGTACGTGTACTCGGCGACGAGCACGTTCCCGACGCTGTCGTACGCGGCGACCGACTACGGCGTGGACGTCATGTTCGCGCTGCCGCAGCCCGGTCAGCCGACCGCGGTGACCGCGCAGGCGGCCGGTCGCACGTCCGTGATCGTCGACTGGACGCCGCCCGCGAGCGGCGGGCCGGTCGAGACGTACAAGGTCATCCCGTACGTCGGCTCGACGCCGCAGACGGCCAAGACCGTGACGGGGCCGACGTCGGACACGACGATCACCGGCCTCACGAGCGGCACGACCTACACGTTCCGCGTGCAGGCCGTCAACGCCAACGGCACCGGCCCGCTCTCGGCGGCGTCGGGCAGCGTCACGCCCGACCAGCCGGTGGTGCCGACGGCGCCGACCGGGGTGGGCGTCCGCCCGGCCACGCAGTCGGTGCGCGTGAGCTGGACGCCTTCGGACCACGACGGCGACAGCGCGATCACCGGTCAGACCGTCACGCCGTACATCGGCGCGACCGCGCAGACGCCGGTCCAGGTGTCGGCCGCGGCCACGGCGGTCACGATCGACGGGCTGACGAACGGCACGGCCTACACGTTCCGCGTGACCGCGACCAACGGCGTCGGCACGAGCCCGCAGTCGACCGCTTCGGCCTCGGTGACCCCGCAGTCGACGCTGTTCGACTTCGACGTCCCGCAGACCGTGGACGCGGGCGACGCGTGGCCGGCCGAGTACGGCGTGAAGTTCAAGCCCAAGCACGACGGTTGGGTGACCGGCATCCGGTTCTACAAGTCGGCCGCGAACACCGGCACGCACACCGGCAGCCTGTGGAACGCCGCGGGTGACCGCATCGGCAACGCGACCTTCACCAACGAGTCCGCCACGGGCTGGCAGTCGGTGACGTTCGCCTCGCCGGTCCAGGTGACCGCGGGCACGACCTACGTCGCCTCGTACTTCACCCCGACGGGCCATCCGTCCATCACCGCGGGCGCGTTCACGCTCCCGGTGGACCGCGGCCCGCTGCAGACGATCGCCAACTCCGTCAGCGCCAACGGCCTGTTCCTCTACAGCGCCACCAGCGCGTTGCCGACCCAGTCGTTCAACGCCACGCACTACGGCGTCGACGTCCTGTTCGCGATGACGCTGCCCGGCCAGGTGACGGGCGTCACGGCCACGGCCGGCCAGCGCTCGGCCACCGTGTCGTGGACGGCGCCGAGCGGCGGCGGCGTGGTCACCCAGTACAAGGTGACCCCGTACATCGGCGCGAACGCCCAGACGCCGACGACGGTGACGGCCCCGAGCACGAGCACGACGATGACGGGCCTGACGGCCGGTACCGCCTACACGTTCCGCGTGCAGGCGATCAACCCCGGCGGCGTCGGGCCGGTCTCGGCCGCGTCGTCCGCGGTCACGCCGACCGCGCCGACGGCCCCAGCCGTGCCGAGCGGCGTCACCGCCACGGGCGACTCGAAGGCGGCGATCGTCCGCTGGACGGCGCCGGCCGACGGTGGCAGCGCGATCACGGGCTACACGATCACGCCGTACATCGGCGCGGCGGCCCAGACGCCCGTGAACGCCGGTGCGTCCGCGACGAGCGCCCGGATCAGCGGGCTCACCAACCACACCGCCTACACGTTCCGCGTGAGCGCGACGAACGCCATCGGCACGGGCACCGCGTCCGCGGCCACGGCGGCCGTGACCCCGCGCGCCTCGTTGTTCGAGGGCGCCACCCCCGGCGGCTCGCTCGACAGCGGCGACACCGACTCGATCGTCGTCGGCGTCAAGTTCACCGCCGAGGTCGACGGCTTCGTCACCGGCGTGCGCTTCTACAAGTCGGCGGCGAACACCGGCACCCACATCGGCTCGCTGTGGACGGCCGACGGCCAGCACCGGGCGTCCGCGCCGTTCACCAACGAGACGGCGACGGGCTGGCAGGCCGTGACGTTCCCGACGCCCGTGGCGGTCACGGCCGGAACGGTCTACGTGGTCAGCTACCTGGCCCCGAACGGCCACTACTCGGCCATCGGCTCGGGCTTCGCGACCGCGGGCGTCGACAACGCGCCGCTCCACGCGCTGGCGAGCACGACGAGCCCGAACGGCGTCTACGCCTACAGCGCCACGTCGGTGTTCCCGAGCGAGATGTACAACTCGACGAACTACTCGGTGGACGTGCTGTTCGCCCCGGGCGCATGA
- a CDS encoding right-handed parallel beta-helix repeat-containing protein: MIRLKRIVPVLMVVWLSAGCGNAAATDKDRDKLPDSWERKYQFSTTQKSDRADSDRDGLSNLREYRLKLHPRRRDTDRDGLRDGDEVRRYKTNPRKRDTDGDGQPDGDEIRAGSDPRVRDGAAPGPAVVGPRPADGAAGTPSSQAAPAPPRCDLHAGRDNLTAQLEAAPTDARICLAAGDYGRFVGLVKPGRVTLAPEPGATVRISPVFNGAANLTLQGMQIPGAELRGATRDISIVDSTFTGPVYIDGPVDSNIELAYDAFLDIDAPTQTSIAARVSLAYGGDAHSGVTIRNSLLAGGDADGVQSGVGVNILDNEFRDILEKGGPNHTDAIQLTGAPGSVVRGNYIHDTSTGIVAYGGLTRAVIEHNVVDLVAKGRRPWGIELYSDNGSTVRHNTVVYGRDCLFNTTCGSIDLNSKAGLPTGRGTVVADNIATTITVGNGASGTQERNLLRERRGAGAGNIVGAPVFEGGDRPGGYLGYRLAPGSPGTGTAAGDADAGIAPGR, from the coding sequence GTGATCCGGCTGAAGCGGATCGTTCCGGTGCTGATGGTGGTCTGGCTCTCTGCGGGCTGCGGCAACGCGGCCGCCACCGACAAGGACCGCGACAAGCTTCCGGACAGCTGGGAGCGCAAGTACCAGTTCTCGACCACGCAGAAGTCCGACCGGGCCGACAGCGACCGGGACGGGCTGAGCAACCTGCGCGAGTATCGGCTCAAGCTGCATCCGCGTAGGCGCGACACCGACCGCGACGGCCTGCGGGACGGGGACGAGGTCCGTCGGTACAAGACGAACCCGCGCAAGCGCGACACGGACGGAGACGGCCAGCCGGACGGCGACGAGATCCGCGCCGGCAGCGACCCGCGTGTGCGCGACGGCGCCGCTCCGGGCCCGGCGGTCGTCGGCCCGCGCCCGGCCGACGGCGCCGCGGGGACGCCGTCGTCGCAGGCCGCGCCCGCGCCGCCGCGCTGTGACCTGCACGCCGGCCGTGACAACCTCACCGCCCAGCTCGAGGCCGCGCCGACGGACGCGCGGATCTGCCTCGCCGCGGGCGACTACGGCCGGTTCGTGGGTCTGGTCAAGCCCGGGCGGGTCACGCTCGCGCCGGAGCCTGGCGCCACCGTCAGGATCTCGCCGGTGTTCAACGGCGCCGCCAACCTGACGCTGCAGGGCATGCAGATCCCGGGCGCGGAGCTCCGCGGAGCGACCCGCGACATCTCGATCGTCGACTCCACCTTCACCGGCCCCGTCTACATCGACGGACCGGTCGACAGCAACATCGAGCTCGCCTACGACGCGTTCCTGGACATCGATGCCCCGACGCAGACGTCGATCGCCGCGCGGGTGTCCCTGGCGTACGGCGGCGACGCGCACTCGGGCGTGACCATCCGCAACTCGCTGCTGGCCGGCGGGGACGCGGACGGCGTGCAGTCCGGCGTCGGCGTGAACATCCTCGACAACGAGTTCCGCGACATCCTCGAGAAGGGTGGCCCGAACCACACGGACGCCATCCAGCTGACCGGCGCCCCGGGCTCCGTGGTGCGCGGCAACTACATCCACGACACGTCCACCGGCATCGTCGCCTACGGCGGGCTGACGCGGGCGGTGATCGAGCACAACGTGGTCGACCTGGTGGCCAAGGGCCGGCGCCCGTGGGGCATCGAGCTCTACTCCGACAACGGCTCGACCGTGCGCCACAACACCGTCGTGTACGGCCGCGACTGCCTGTTCAACACGACGTGCGGCTCGATCGACCTCAACTCCAAGGCCGGCCTGCCCACGGGCCGCGGGACCGTCGTGGCCGACAACATCGCCACCACCATCACGGTGGGCAACGGCGCGTCCGGCACCCAGGAGCGCAACCTGCTGCGCGAGCGCCGGGGAGCCGGCGCCGGCAACATCGTCGGCGCACCGGTGTTCGAGGGCGGCGACCGCCCGGGCGGCTACCTCGGCTACCGCCTCGCGCCGGGCAGCCCGGGCACCGGCACCGCCGCCGGCGACGCCGACGCCGGCATCGCGCCGGGCCGTTAG
- a CDS encoding methionyl-tRNA formyltransferase, giving the protein MHATSSDAADAPRVLFIGGTRRGHQVLEAILRTGERLTAVYGLEQDEHEADRFDEQVRATAERAGVPCRMGRRIGPDEEREILEVHRPDLVIVVGWRTMVPMSVVRSARLGCVAAHDSVLPRGRGFAPTNWTIILGHDVGGVTLFHMTEAVDAGDIVGQRAIPLGARATAPELYAAVTDATVELVLEHLPGLKAGTAPRIPQDHTLATFFCARTPDDCDIDWSRPTIEIDRLIRGLTHPYLGARTTYQGEPLTIWEAEPLVPAPVYEGRVPGRPVGFPGDGSVDVLTGDGVLRVRRVAGPDGPVDAAGVIRSFRATLGR; this is encoded by the coding sequence ATGCACGCCACCTCCTCCGACGCGGCGGACGCCCCGCGCGTCCTGTTCATCGGCGGCACGCGCCGCGGGCATCAGGTGCTCGAGGCGATCCTGCGCACCGGGGAGCGGCTGACCGCCGTGTACGGGCTCGAGCAGGACGAGCACGAGGCCGACCGCTTCGACGAGCAGGTGCGGGCGACGGCCGAGCGGGCCGGGGTCCCGTGCCGGATGGGGCGGAGGATCGGGCCTGACGAGGAGCGCGAGATCCTCGAGGTGCACCGCCCGGACCTCGTCATCGTGGTCGGGTGGCGCACCATGGTGCCGATGAGCGTCGTGCGCAGCGCGCGGCTGGGCTGCGTCGCCGCGCACGACTCGGTGCTGCCACGCGGCCGCGGCTTCGCGCCGACCAACTGGACGATCATCCTCGGGCACGACGTGGGCGGGGTGACGCTGTTCCACATGACCGAGGCGGTCGACGCCGGTGACATCGTCGGGCAGCGCGCGATCCCGCTCGGCGCACGGGCTACGGCACCGGAGCTGTACGCGGCCGTGACCGACGCGACGGTCGAGCTCGTGCTCGAGCACCTGCCCGGCCTGAAGGCCGGCACGGCGCCCCGGATCCCGCAGGACCACACGCTCGCGACGTTCTTCTGCGCCCGCACCCCGGACGACTGCGACATCGACTGGTCGCGGCCGACGATCGAGATCGACCGGCTGATCCGCGGGCTCACGCATCCCTACCTCGGCGCGCGCACGACCTACCAGGGCGAGCCCTTGACCATCTGGGAGGCCGAGCCGCTGGTGCCCGCGCCGGTCTACGAGGGCCGTGTGCCCGGCCGTCCCGTCGGGTTCCCGGGCGACGGGTCGGTGGACGTGCTGACGGGCGACGGCGTGCTGCGCGTGCGGCGCGTCGCGGGTCCCGACGGCCCGGTCGACGCCGCCGGCGTCATCCGGTCCTTCCGGGCGACGCTCGGCCGCTAG